A single window of Vigna unguiculata cultivar IT97K-499-35 chromosome 1, ASM411807v1, whole genome shotgun sequence DNA harbors:
- the LOC114164698 gene encoding auxin-induced protein X15-like: MEVGKKKMLKSLISKVIKGLPLFLAPNGARTRRVCYVSDIDEENENATWVPEDVKEGHFAVIAMHGEETKRFVVELDYLTDPAFLKLLEQAREEYGFRQKGALAVPCSPEELQKIIENKRLN; the protein is encoded by the coding sequence AAAGAAGAAGATGCTCAAGTCTTTGATCTCAAAGGTCATAAAGGGTCTTCCGTTATTCTTGGCACCCAATGGAGCGCGTACGAGAAGGGTTTGCTATGTGAGTGACATTGACGAGGAAAACGAAAACGCGACATGGGTGCCGGAAGATGTTAAGGAAGGACATTTTGCTGTTATTGCAATGCATGGTGAAGAGACCAAAAGGTTCGTTGTTGAGTTGGATTATTTAACTGATCCTGCTTTCTTGAAGCTTCTGGAGCAAGCTCGTGAAGAGTATGGGTTTCGACAGAAGGGTGCACTTGCAGTTCCTTGCAGCCCTGAAGAACTTCAGAAGATTATAGAGAATAAACGACTCAATTAG